ATTATCCTCATCTTTTAACCATTCATTTAAGTAGCCTAATAAAATTTTGTGAAGAAGTGATATAAACAAAAGTGTATTATTATAATTAACTAATGAAGTATTAAAATATTGTTTGTTATTGTCAAAATAGTTTATTATTCTTTCTATTATTTTTCTGTAATTTTTTCTAAAATTATAAATTAGATTATCATCTCTTAATTCTTTTATAATATCTTCTTTTATATCTTCTATGATGCTATTTAAAAGTTCTTCTTTATTGTTGTAATGGTCATAAAAGGTA
The genomic region above belongs to Brachyspira sp. SAP_772 and contains:
- a CDS encoding TetR/AcrR family transcriptional regulator, whose amino-acid sequence is MTEENKKDLRIIKTQKLLKESLLELFKTHSFNDITVTEICEKSMINRVTFYDHYNNKEELLNSIIEDIKEDIIKELRDDNLIYNFRKNYRKIIERIINYFDNNKQYFNTSLVNYNNTLLFISLLHKILLGYLNEWLKDEDNIVIQEFISGGLVSIIYHWIKEDKNIDRDILINNICKLLEKSLK